From the Candidatus Omnitrophota bacterium genome, one window contains:
- a CDS encoding CvpA family protein: MALLSAGASVLYTKTMNADTLIIILALMFFAWGFFKGALREIFSLLAFAAAFFFSAPLTALLLPAFKHDLGNYVLIQSAGRVVLWFILYFVIVLIGKFVESRFLKKAALRFANRALGAAIGFLKAAILSLALMWSVDVFISLTGSATPDIFSKSRMYKAASKKNIFMKTEKVAELTKMIALAKIARQSLPEVQGSIPGGLDINDIDLSQMAKVLKGVDPGEIEKLLKEMSSTLPGLDLPADMDIKKIQKLVSDMNRESVNKIRQAAK; this comes from the coding sequence ATGGCGCTATTGTCCGCGGGAGCATCCGTTTTGTATACTAAAACGATGAACGCTGACACTCTGATCATTATCTTAGCGCTGATGTTTTTCGCGTGGGGCTTTTTCAAAGGGGCTCTTCGTGAGATATTCAGTCTGCTGGCCTTCGCGGCGGCTTTTTTCTTTTCCGCGCCCCTGACCGCCTTGCTCCTGCCGGCCTTTAAACACGATCTCGGCAATTATGTGCTGATCCAGTCCGCCGGGCGTGTTGTGCTGTGGTTCATTCTCTATTTCGTTATAGTCCTCATCGGAAAATTTGTAGAATCCCGTTTTTTGAAAAAGGCCGCGCTGCGTTTTGCTAACAGGGCCCTCGGCGCCGCCATAGGTTTTCTGAAAGCCGCGATCCTGTCCCTTGCCCTTATGTGGTCAGTGGACGTGTTCATCTCTCTGACAGGATCCGCCACGCCTGATATATTCAGTAAATCTCGGATGTATAAGGCCGCATCCAAAAAAAATATTTTCATGAAAACAGAGAAGGTCGCGGAGCTGACAAAGATGATCGCTTTGGCAAAAATAGCGCGGCAATCCCTGCCTGAAGTTCAGGGGAGTATCCCCGGCGGACTGGATATTAACGATATAGACCTGTCACAGATGGCAAAAGTACTGAAAGGCGTTGATCCCGGAGAGATAGAAAAACTGCTGAAGGAGATGTCCTCGACTTTGCCGGGTTTGGACTTGCCCGCGGACATGGATATCAAAAAAATACAGAAACTTGTCTCGGATATGAACAGGGAATCCGTGAACAAAATACGCCAGGCCGCTAAATAG
- a CDS encoding GAF domain-containing protein, with product MNHTEVITVKNLGEKTEYLLKFCLSSICAILSSDGGSIMLVDDDGKNLTVAAAAGSNKHDAIGKKVVVGERVSGKAAKTMASVLIKGEVDVNSDKHFRGMKKYENISSGMSVPFIKNGKARGVINIKRTEQTESLTQENVETVEIIARELALAL from the coding sequence ATGAATCACACTGAAGTCATCACGGTAAAAAATCTTGGGGAAAAAACCGAATACCTTTTAAAATTCTGCCTCTCCTCGATATGCGCCATTCTCTCATCCGACGGAGGCTCCATTATGCTCGTGGATGATGACGGAAAAAATCTCACCGTCGCGGCGGCCGCCGGAAGCAACAAGCACGACGCCATCGGAAAAAAAGTCGTCGTCGGCGAAAGAGTCAGCGGGAAAGCCGCGAAAACAATGGCCTCCGTCCTTATCAAAGGCGAGGTGGACGTGAATTCCGACAAACATTTCCGCGGCATGAAAAAATACGAAAATATCAGTTCCGGCATGAGCGTGCCCTTTATAAAAAACGGCAAAGCCCGCGGAGTGATAAACATCAAAAGAACGGAACAAACTGAGTCCCTGACTCAGGAAAATGTTGAAACAGTGGAGATCATAGCCCGGGAACTCGCCCTCGCTCTCTAA
- a CDS encoding penicillin-binding protein activator LpoB: protein MIAGCAPVKVGRMDSAAEVDLSGYWNDTDSRLVAEEAIRDCLGRSWLPDFSSSAGKKPRVIVGTVKNMSSEHIATDTFVKDMERELINSGKVTFVAGGAAREEIRQERAEQQKFSGDAKAFFKEKAADFMLQGGINSILDSAGKTTLRYYQIELELIDMESNEKVWIGQKKIKKLVKRSKFGL from the coding sequence ATGATCGCGGGCTGCGCGCCTGTGAAAGTAGGGCGCATGGATTCCGCCGCGGAAGTGGATCTTTCCGGGTACTGGAATGACACCGATTCGCGACTCGTGGCGGAAGAAGCCATAAGAGACTGCCTCGGCCGGAGCTGGCTGCCGGACTTCAGCTCCAGCGCGGGAAAAAAACCCAGAGTGATCGTCGGCACTGTCAAAAACATGTCGAGCGAACATATCGCCACAGACACTTTCGTGAAAGACATGGAAAGAGAGCTCATCAATTCCGGCAAAGTGACCTTTGTCGCCGGAGGCGCCGCGAGAGAGGAAATAAGACAGGAAAGAGCCGAACAGCAGAAATTCTCCGGAGACGCCAAAGCGTTCTTCAAGGAAAAAGCAGCGGACTTCATGCTCCAGGGCGGCATAAACAGCATACTGGACAGCGCCGGAAAGACAACACTGCGCTATTATCAGATCGAGCTGGAACTCATTGACATGGAAAGCAACGAAAAGGTCTGGATAGGACAGAAGAAAATCAAAAAGCTCGTCAAGCGTTCCAAGTTCGGCCTTTAA
- a CDS encoding RNA polymerase subunit sigma — protein MRKESAAGFARLLEVSRSAAALSGAGCSTNAGLADFRGAKGLYNSGKYDPQKLFDIDEFLKEPGYFYDFARDFIQQFKKINPTFTHHFFSELEKTGKLKGIITQNIDALHQKAGSVNVVELHGSFWTSRCMSCAREYSYSEMEPKILSAEVPRCGCGVVIKPDIVFYGEGVKRLGESVKLACESDLFIIIGSSLEVYPAAAIPDSAYGKIVLVNKGPVNIKAERLSLDVSDDLDDFFMAVADELGISIQ, from the coding sequence ATAAGAAAAGAATCCGCCGCCGGCTTCGCCCGTCTTTTGGAAGTGTCGCGCTCGGCAGCGGCGCTAAGCGGGGCGGGATGTTCAACGAACGCGGGCCTGGCCGATTTCAGGGGCGCCAAAGGTTTGTACAATTCGGGTAAATACGACCCGCAGAAATTATTTGATATAGACGAGTTTTTGAAAGAGCCCGGATATTTTTACGATTTTGCGAGGGATTTCATACAGCAATTTAAAAAAATAAATCCGACTTTCACCCATCATTTTTTCTCGGAGCTGGAGAAAACGGGAAAACTCAAGGGGATAATAACGCAGAACATAGACGCCCTGCATCAGAAAGCGGGGTCGGTCAATGTTGTCGAACTCCACGGCAGTTTCTGGACGAGCCGCTGCATGTCCTGCGCGAGAGAATACAGTTATTCCGAGATGGAACCGAAAATATTGAGCGCGGAAGTGCCGCGATGCGGCTGCGGCGTGGTGATAAAACCGGATATCGTTTTTTACGGCGAAGGTGTAAAGCGCCTCGGAGAATCAGTAAAACTCGCCTGCGAAAGCGACTTGTTCATCATAATAGGTTCTTCTCTGGAAGTCTATCCCGCGGCGGCAATTCCCGATTCCGCGTACGGTAAAATAGTCCTTGTGAACAAAGGCCCCGTGAACATAAAAGCGGAACGGTTGTCTTTGGATGTCAGCGACGATCTGGATGATTTTTTCATGGCCGTCGCCGACGAACTCGGAATCTCAATCCAATAA
- a CDS encoding DUF374 domain-containing protein gives MHKPNIPRPIKKIWRFFKPFVRQSLFPFAGIVYSLLCWALMKTVRMKVTGGENQDEVMAEGKKYIYGCWDGRQIMLLPFAIGKKLVILATRSDAGEVLKVIHRFFTIKVVRGSSSSGGAAALKGMIRALRSGLNGSLAVDGPQGPPEIAKAGIIQMAKMSGAVILPLSAGVRKKIFVDSYWNRVQIPVPFTSGRYVIGKAIEVPRSANRHDMDKMLTLFQMELDRITKESDEFRPIL, from the coding sequence ATGCATAAACCGAACATACCCCGTCCGATAAAAAAAATATGGCGTTTTTTTAAGCCCTTTGTCAGGCAAAGTTTATTTCCTTTTGCCGGCATTGTTTATTCTCTCCTGTGCTGGGCCCTGATGAAAACCGTGCGGATGAAAGTGACAGGCGGCGAAAACCAGGACGAAGTGATGGCGGAGGGGAAAAAATATATTTACGGCTGCTGGGACGGCCGTCAAATAATGCTTCTGCCCTTCGCTATTGGAAAAAAGCTTGTGATTCTCGCGACGCGCTCGGACGCGGGCGAGGTGCTGAAAGTGATACACCGTTTTTTTACCATAAAAGTCGTGCGCGGCTCTTCAAGTTCCGGCGGCGCGGCGGCGCTGAAAGGCATGATACGGGCGCTCCGTTCAGGGCTGAACGGCTCTCTGGCGGTCGACGGCCCTCAGGGGCCGCCGGAGATAGCAAAAGCCGGCATAATACAGATGGCGAAAATGTCTGGCGCCGTAATACTTCCTCTCTCCGCGGGGGTGAGAAAAAAAATCTTTGTTGATTCCTACTGGAACAGGGTGCAGATACCCGTGCCTTTCACCAGCGGCCGCTATGTCATAGGCAAAGCAATAGAGGTGCCGCGCTCGGCGAATAGACACGATATGGATAAAATGTTAACATTGTTCCAGATGGAGCTGGATAGGATAACAAAGGAAAGCGATGAATTTCGTCCAATATTATAA
- a CDS encoding glycerate kinase, with product MEKNTNLRINRTEALRAKKNKLNILVCPDSFKGSLSAEEAASCIKEGLERSMLLADIKLLPLADGGAGTARILGRALLGEEVIKTVSGPSGKKVKASYFISATPTGGLSAPAGGHSKRAFIDLASASGLSRLPKKDMKPLKTSSRGTGELINDALVRRCAEIFVGLGDSATVDGGAGMLAAMGVKFLDKHGNHIPDGGGALKGLVKIDTSHLSKKITGVKFTALADVTNPLIGPRGAAAVFAPQKGASPNEVMLLEKALSHYARIIKIATGKDVSCIPGGGAAGGSGAGMAAFLDAEIKPGIEKVSECMKLDDNIASSDLVITGEGRVDSQSFSGKTLSFVVKTAAEYGKTVVVFAGKMEEGIKDSKTMVFIKITPFKMEMEKAVKNAPAYLIRAARKLGDLLSQKF from the coding sequence ATGGAGAAAAATACAAATCTGAGAATTAACCGCACCGAGGCTCTCCGCGCCAAAAAAAACAAGCTGAACATCCTCGTCTGTCCCGACAGTTTCAAGGGATCTCTTTCCGCGGAGGAGGCGGCATCATGCATAAAGGAAGGCCTGGAAAGGTCGATGCTCCTTGCCGACATAAAGCTTTTGCCTCTTGCCGACGGCGGAGCGGGCACTGCGCGGATACTGGGCAGGGCACTGCTCGGAGAGGAAGTGATAAAAACGGTCAGCGGACCGTCCGGGAAAAAAGTGAAGGCGTCTTATTTCATTTCAGCCACGCCTACCGGCGGACTTTCAGCCCCGGCCGGGGGGCATTCAAAGCGGGCATTTATAGACCTGGCTTCGGCCAGCGGGCTCTCGAGGCTTCCAAAAAAAGATATGAAGCCCTTGAAAACAAGCAGCCGCGGCACGGGAGAACTCATCAATGACGCTCTCGTGCGCCGATGCGCCGAAATTTTTGTCGGCCTGGGCGACTCAGCCACGGTTGACGGTGGAGCGGGGATGCTCGCGGCCATGGGCGTTAAGTTTCTGGATAAACACGGCAATCATATTCCCGACGGCGGCGGGGCCTTGAAAGGTCTTGTTAAGATAGACACTTCTCATTTATCAAAAAAAATAACAGGCGTTAAATTCACGGCACTCGCCGACGTGACAAACCCTCTTATCGGGCCCCGCGGTGCCGCGGCTGTGTTCGCGCCGCAGAAAGGCGCGTCGCCGAACGAAGTCATGCTTCTTGAAAAAGCGCTTTCTCATTATGCCCGAATTATAAAAATCGCCACGGGAAAAGATGTAAGCTGTATCCCCGGCGGCGGCGCGGCCGGAGGTTCGGGCGCCGGAATGGCCGCTTTCCTGGACGCCGAAATAAAGCCGGGTATTGAGAAGGTTTCGGAATGTATGAAGCTGGATGACAATATCGCCTCCTCGGATCTGGTGATAACCGGCGAGGGCAGGGTTGACTCACAGAGCTTTTCGGGCAAAACACTCAGTTTCGTCGTGAAAACAGCCGCGGAATACGGGAAAACCGTCGTGGTGTTCGCCGGAAAAATGGAAGAGGGTATCAAAGACAGCAAAACCATGGTATTCATAAAGATCACGCCTTTTAAAATGGAGATGGAAAAAGCCGTAAAAAACGCTCCGGCATATCTGATCCGCGCCGCGCGCAAACTCGGCGATCTTCTGAGCCAAAAATTTTAG